The following proteins come from a genomic window of Campylobacter concisus:
- the purB gene encoding adenylosuccinate lyase, with product MVERYSRKEMAEKWSIQAKYDAWLKVEKAAVKAWNKLGFISDSDCEKICKNAKFEVARIDEIEKTTKHDVIAFLTSVSESLGEESRFVHYGMTSSDCIDTAVALQMKESLELIISDVEEFMQAVKNRANEHKHTLMVGRSHGIHGEPITFGLVLAIWYDEIARALKLIKDAKDTISYGKLSGAMGNLAHAPMEFEELTCEELGLKAAPASNQVIQRDRYAHVVSAIAVLASTCEKIAVAVRHYQRTEVYEAEEYFSPGQKGSSAMPHKRNPVLSENITGLCRVLRSYVTPALENVALWHERDISHSSVERFILPDMFITADFMLVRIKNLIANLVVYPENMMRNLNLTGGLVFSQRVLLQLPQRGISREDAYKIVQRNAMKVWADLQEGKKAIDEQGHSLFLQNLLNDEDLTKSLGKDEIKECFDYNYYTKNVDKIFARVFGK from the coding sequence ATGGTCGAAAGATACTCGCGTAAAGAGATGGCTGAAAAGTGGAGTATACAAGCAAAGTATGATGCTTGGCTCAAGGTAGAAAAAGCTGCTGTTAAAGCTTGGAATAAGCTTGGCTTCATAAGCGACAGCGACTGCGAGAAAATTTGCAAAAACGCTAAATTTGAAGTAGCTCGTATCGACGAGATAGAAAAGACGACAAAGCACGACGTCATCGCATTTTTAACAAGTGTCAGCGAGAGCCTTGGCGAGGAGAGTAGGTTTGTGCATTATGGCATGACCTCAAGCGACTGCATCGACACAGCTGTCGCCCTTCAGATGAAAGAGAGCCTAGAGCTCATCATCAGCGACGTTGAAGAGTTCATGCAAGCAGTCAAAAACAGAGCAAACGAGCATAAGCACACACTCATGGTCGGCAGAAGCCACGGCATCCACGGCGAGCCGATAACTTTTGGCCTTGTGCTTGCCATCTGGTATGACGAGATCGCAAGGGCGCTTAAGCTTATCAAAGACGCAAAAGATACGATCAGCTATGGCAAACTCTCAGGCGCTATGGGAAATTTAGCCCACGCTCCGATGGAATTTGAGGAGCTAACATGCGAGGAGCTCGGTCTCAAAGCTGCCCCAGCGTCAAATCAAGTGATCCAGCGCGACCGCTACGCCCACGTGGTGAGCGCTATCGCAGTTTTAGCCTCTACTTGCGAGAAGATAGCAGTTGCGGTTAGACATTACCAAAGGACCGAGGTTTACGAGGCGGAGGAGTATTTTAGCCCAGGACAAAAGGGCTCAAGCGCTATGCCACACAAACGCAATCCAGTCCTTAGTGAAAACATCACCGGCCTTTGCAGAGTACTACGCTCATACGTCACGCCAGCGCTTGAAAACGTCGCCCTTTGGCACGAGCGCGACATCAGCCACAGCTCGGTTGAGAGATTTATTCTGCCAGATATGTTTATCACGGCTGATTTTATGCTGGTTCGTATCAAAAATTTGATAGCAAATTTAGTTGTATATCCAGAAAATATGATGAGAAATTTAAATTTAACAGGCGGACTAGTCTTTTCACAGCGCGTGCTTTTACAACTGCCACAGCGCGGAATCTCTAGAGAGGACGCATACAAGATCGTTCAGCGCAATGCCATGAAAGTCTGGGCGGACTTACAAGAGGGCAAAAAAGCGATCGACGAGCAAGGTCATAGTTTATTTTTACAAAATTTGCTAAACGACGAGGACCTAACTAAGAGCCTTGGCAAAGATGAGATCAAAGAGTGCTTTGACTACAACTACTACACTAAAAACGTAGATAAAATTTTTGCCAGAGTCTTTGGCAAATAA
- a CDS encoding ribonucleoside-diphosphate reductase subunit alpha, producing the protein MKVIKRNGRTEELDISKIKKYTNEAVLGLSNVSLSELEVDAKIQFRDMITTEEIQQTLIKTAVDKIDIDRPNWTFVAARLFLYDLYHKVSGFNGYNHLKDYLVKGEKVGRIIPGLKEKYDLEDLNAYIKPERDLQFAYLGIKTLYDRYLIKDKNGMPIELPQHMFMAIAMFLAQNELDSQGWAKKFYDLISKFEVMLATPTLSNARTTRHQLSSCYVGSTPDNIEGIFDSYKEMALLSKFGGGIGWDWSKVRAMGGSIDGHKNAAGGIIPFLKVTNDIAVAVDQLGTRKGAIAVYIEPWHMDVSDFLDLRKNSGEERRRAHELFPALWINDLFMKRVKENGRWSLFDPAQVSDLCDLYGEEFEKRYLEYESDENIQKNTILAKELWKKILTSYFETGMPFLCFKDNANKANPNDHEGIIRSSNLCTEIFQNTAPNYYKIKITYEDGGEELFDEEEDVTVDSGITKKAKKLSALDSLKGKQIFIVEKESIEGKTAVCNLASINLSKINSKEDIERVVPIAIRMLDNVIDLNFYPHKKVKHTNLASRSIGLGVMGEAQMLAEKNVKWGSYEHLALIDSIMENISYNAIYASSNLAVEKGVYPKFEGSKWSKGIMPIDTANDNAKALLNDKGGLFDENICDWDKLREKVKRDGMRNGYLMAIAPTSSISILVGTTQTIEPVYKRKWFEHNLSGMIPNVVPNLSPDTWQFYTPAYELDQRILIKAGAIRQKWIDQGQSLNIFMSLDKASGGYLSEIYTLAWELGLKSTYYLRSESPDSEKLNDVADRSIECEGCQ; encoded by the coding sequence TTGAAAGTTATAAAACGTAATGGTAGAACAGAAGAGCTTGATATAAGTAAGATCAAAAAATATACAAACGAAGCGGTCCTTGGACTAAGCAATGTAAGCCTTAGCGAGCTTGAAGTAGACGCGAAAATCCAGTTTAGAGATATGATAACTACTGAGGAAATTCAGCAAACCCTTATAAAAACAGCAGTCGATAAGATCGACATCGACCGCCCAAACTGGACATTTGTTGCCGCAAGGCTATTTTTATATGATCTTTATCACAAAGTGTCTGGCTTTAACGGCTACAATCACTTAAAAGACTACCTAGTAAAAGGTGAAAAAGTAGGCCGCATCATCCCTGGGCTAAAAGAGAAGTACGACCTAGAAGACCTAAACGCTTATATCAAGCCTGAGCGCGACCTTCAGTTTGCATACCTTGGTATCAAAACGCTTTATGATCGCTATCTCATCAAAGATAAGAATGGCATGCCAATCGAGCTACCACAGCATATGTTTATGGCGATCGCGATGTTTCTAGCGCAAAACGAGCTAGACAGTCAAGGCTGGGCTAAGAAATTTTACGACCTCATCTCTAAATTTGAAGTAATGCTCGCCACGCCAACGCTCTCAAACGCAAGGACTACACGCCACCAGCTAAGCAGCTGTTACGTAGGCAGTACGCCTGATAATATTGAAGGAATTTTTGATAGCTACAAAGAGATGGCGCTACTTTCAAAATTTGGCGGCGGTATCGGCTGGGACTGGAGCAAGGTGCGTGCGATGGGCGGCAGTATCGACGGACACAAAAACGCAGCTGGCGGTATCATCCCATTTTTAAAAGTGACAAACGACATCGCAGTAGCGGTCGATCAGCTAGGCACTAGAAAGGGTGCGATCGCTGTTTATATCGAGCCTTGGCACATGGACGTGAGTGATTTTCTTGATCTTCGTAAAAATTCAGGCGAAGAGAGACGCCGTGCACATGAGCTTTTCCCTGCGCTTTGGATAAACGATCTATTTATGAAGCGTGTCAAAGAAAATGGCCGCTGGAGTCTTTTTGACCCAGCTCAAGTAAGTGATCTTTGCGACCTTTACGGCGAGGAGTTTGAGAAGAGATACTTGGAGTATGAAAGCGACGAAAATATCCAGAAAAATACCATCCTTGCAAAAGAGCTTTGGAAGAAAATTTTAACTAGCTATTTTGAAACTGGCATGCCATTTTTGTGCTTTAAAGACAATGCCAACAAGGCAAATCCAAACGACCACGAGGGCATCATCAGAAGCTCAAATTTATGTACTGAAATTTTCCAAAACACAGCGCCAAACTACTATAAGATCAAGATCACTTACGAAGATGGTGGTGAGGAGCTATTTGACGAAGAAGAAGACGTCACTGTCGATAGTGGCATAACTAAAAAGGCCAAAAAGCTTAGCGCGCTTGATAGCCTAAAAGGCAAGCAAATTTTTATCGTAGAAAAAGAGAGCATCGAGGGCAAAACGGCAGTTTGCAACCTTGCAAGTATAAATTTAAGCAAGATAAACAGCAAAGAGGACATCGAGCGTGTCGTGCCGATAGCCATCAGGATGCTTGATAACGTTATAGACCTAAATTTCTACCCACACAAAAAGGTAAAACACACAAACCTAGCTTCTCGCTCGATCGGCCTTGGTGTCATGGGTGAGGCGCAAATGCTAGCTGAGAAAAATGTAAAATGGGGCAGTTACGAGCATTTGGCGCTGATTGATAGCATAATGGAAAACATAAGCTACAACGCGATCTACGCTAGCTCAAATTTAGCCGTAGAAAAGGGCGTCTATCCAAAATTTGAAGGCTCAAAATGGAGCAAAGGCATCATGCCGATAGACACCGCAAACGATAACGCAAAAGCGCTTTTAAACGACAAAGGTGGGCTATTTGACGAAAATATCTGCGACTGGGACAAGCTAAGAGAAAAGGTTAAGCGTGATGGTATGAGAAACGGCTACCTAATGGCGATCGCTCCAACTAGCTCGATCTCGATCCTTGTTGGAACCACTCAGACTATCGAGCCAGTCTATAAACGCAAGTGGTTTGAGCACAACCTAAGCGGTATGATCCCAAATGTCGTGCCAAATCTCAGCCCTGATACTTGGCAGTTTTACACGCCAGCTTACGAGCTTGATCAAAGAATTCTTATAAAAGCAGGCGCGATCCGCCAAAAATGGATCGATCAAGGTCAAAGTCTAAATATTTTCATGAGCTTAGACAAAGCAAGCGGTGGATACTTAAGTGAAATTTACACGCTTGCATGGGAGCTTGGACTAAAATCAACCTACTATCTACGCTCTGAAAGTCCAGATAGCGAAAAACTAAACGACGTAGCTGACCGCTCGATCGAATGTGAAGGTTGTCAGTAA
- a CDS encoding anaerobic ribonucleoside-triphosphate reductase activating protein — translation MHKVFSITPFTTLDYPDKVAAVVWFAGCNMRCVYCYNIEVVNSNGNIEMAEVCNFLDRRIGKLNGIVFSGGECTANPLFLKLAREVKSRNFCLKVDTNGSHIEILKEAIGEGLIDYVALDFKAPKDKFTGVTGSNLYEKFISTLKYLLEINFDFEVRTTVHADFLDEADISLMSEILYDLGYRGNYYLQKFLSTGENFGNLVDAKSSFDLKKIISKLPIKLRNF, via the coding sequence TTGCATAAAGTCTTTAGTATAACGCCATTTACTACGCTTGATTATCCAGACAAAGTGGCTGCGGTAGTTTGGTTTGCAGGCTGTAATATGCGATGCGTGTATTGCTACAATATAGAAGTTGTAAATTCAAATGGCAATATAGAAATGGCTGAGGTTTGTAACTTTTTAGATCGCCGCATAGGCAAGCTAAATGGCATCGTCTTTAGCGGTGGCGAATGCACAGCAAATCCTTTGTTTTTGAAGCTTGCAAGAGAGGTTAAGTCAAGAAATTTTTGCCTAAAGGTCGATACAAATGGCTCTCATATTGAGATTTTAAAAGAGGCGATAGGAGAAGGGCTGATTGACTATGTTGCACTTGATTTTAAAGCGCCAAAAGATAAATTTACGGGCGTAACTGGCTCAAATTTATATGAAAAATTTATTAGCACACTAAAATATCTGCTTGAGATAAATTTCGATTTTGAAGTAAGAACAACCGTGCATGCAGATTTTTTAGATGAAGCAGATATTTCTTTGATGTCTGAAATTCTTTATGACCTTGGATATAGAGGCAATTATTATTTGCAAAAATTCCTTAGCACAGGTGAAAATTTTGGAAATTTAGTTGATGCTAAAAGTAGCTTTGATCTGAAAAAAATCATCTCAAAACTTCCTATCAAACTAAGAAATTTTTAA
- a CDS encoding iron-containing alcohol dehydrogenase has translation MQNFSFLNPTKIEFGKDKEQNIGKYMKEFGAKKTLIIYGSDRVIKNGLFDVAAKSLSANGIEFCKIGGVKSNPVLSKVNEAINLAKKQGVDSVLAIGGGSVLDSAKAVAAGVKYNGDVWDFFTGNCPKEALMIFDIITLAATGSEMNGGAVVTNEATKEKFAMHGACLYPKVSVVNPLLQASVSKEYLVYSASDIIAHSIEGYFTASIQPEIINLYIEANIKTVMKMTEILLKEPENYGARGEFAWAATMALNGLTYVGTAGYSYPNHMIEHAIGAVVDCAHGAGLSVVMPAWMKWYKSRNLEAFKRFGKEIFGVDDADEAIKKLKEWFSKIGTPTSLIEIGVDETNLDEIMALVYDYAKSRGLEQIYTKEAISEIFALAR, from the coding sequence ATGCAAAATTTCAGCTTTTTAAACCCTACTAAAATAGAATTCGGCAAAGATAAAGAGCAAAACATCGGCAAATATATGAAAGAATTTGGCGCAAAAAAGACGCTCATCATCTATGGCAGCGACAGGGTCATAAAAAATGGCCTTTTTGATGTCGCAGCAAAGAGCCTAAGTGCAAATGGCATCGAGTTTTGCAAGATCGGTGGTGTGAAGTCAAACCCAGTGCTAAGCAAGGTGAATGAGGCTATAAATTTAGCTAAAAAGCAAGGCGTCGATAGTGTGCTAGCCATAGGCGGTGGCTCGGTGCTTGATAGCGCCAAGGCTGTGGCTGCAGGAGTTAAATATAACGGCGACGTTTGGGACTTTTTTACTGGCAATTGCCCAAAAGAAGCGCTTATGATCTTTGATATCATAACGCTTGCTGCAACTGGCTCAGAGATGAACGGCGGCGCAGTCGTCACAAATGAAGCCACAAAAGAGAAATTTGCCATGCATGGAGCATGTCTTTACCCAAAAGTATCGGTGGTAAATCCGCTTCTTCAAGCAAGCGTTAGCAAGGAGTACTTGGTCTATTCAGCCTCAGACATCATCGCTCACAGCATCGAGGGCTACTTTACGGCGAGCATTCAGCCTGAGATCATAAATTTATACATCGAAGCAAACATCAAAACCGTCATGAAAATGACTGAAATTTTACTAAAAGAGCCTGAAAACTATGGCGCTAGAGGCGAGTTTGCTTGGGCTGCGACGATGGCGCTAAATGGCCTAACTTACGTTGGCACGGCTGGCTACTCTTATCCAAACCACATGATTGAGCACGCCATAGGTGCGGTGGTTGATTGCGCGCACGGGGCTGGGCTAAGTGTGGTGATGCCAGCTTGGATGAAGTGGTATAAGAGTAGAAATTTAGAGGCATTTAAGCGCTTTGGCAAAGAAATTTTTGGCGTAGATGACGCAGACGAGGCTATTAAAAAGCTAAAAGAGTGGTTTAGCAAGATTGGCACACCTACAAGCCTTATTGAAATCGGCGTTGATGAGACAAATTTAGACGAGATTATGGCTTTAGTTTATGACTACGCCAAGAGTAGGGGCTTGGAGCAAATTTATACAAAAGAGGCAATAAGTGAAATTTTTGCCTTAGCGAGATAG
- a CDS encoding NAD(P)H-binding protein: MKKIALIAGASGAVGSEILKNLCESEHYSKVIALARHELEFTHEKLEVKVINFDELKDEVPFIADDVFCALGTTMKAAKHKEQFYKVDVTYPLNFAKFGLECGAKRFVLLSAAGASRKSGSFYLKAKGQAEAKIKELGYSSFHVVRLPLIEAERKDFRLGEYLAIKAFKFIPKGFFDEYRPMRAADIAKVIVQVVQDDHSEGVKIYSPMEYAK, translated from the coding sequence ATGAAAAAGATCGCCCTTATAGCTGGAGCTAGCGGTGCTGTGGGAAGTGAGATTTTAAAAAATTTATGTGAGAGTGAGCATTATAGTAAGGTTATCGCTCTTGCTAGGCACGAGCTAGAATTTACTCATGAAAAGCTTGAAGTAAAAGTAATAAATTTTGACGAGCTAAAAGATGAGGTGCCATTTATCGCTGATGACGTATTTTGCGCGCTTGGCACGACGATGAAAGCGGCAAAGCACAAAGAGCAGTTTTATAAAGTCGATGTGACCTATCCGCTAAATTTTGCCAAATTTGGCTTGGAGTGTGGGGCAAAACGCTTTGTTTTACTCTCGGCTGCAGGTGCTAGCAGAAAGTCAGGCTCGTTTTACCTAAAGGCAAAAGGCCAAGCAGAAGCAAAGATAAAAGAGCTTGGATATAGCTCATTTCACGTCGTTAGGCTGCCACTTATCGAGGCTGAGAGAAAGGACTTTAGGCTTGGTGAGTATCTGGCGATAAAGGCGTTTAAATTTATCCCAAAAGGCTTTTTTGACGAGTATCGTCCGATGAGAGCGGCTGATATCGCTAAAGTGATCGTGCAAGTAGTGCAAGATGACCACAGCGAGGGTGTCAAAATTTATAGCCCTATGGAGTATGCTAAGTGA
- a CDS encoding SDR family NAD(P)-dependent oxidoreductase encodes MKRYIAITGASSGIGAAAAKAFARRGENLILIARRGELLEELKGEIAKFANVDMMIELCDLSKQENALSLWRKLEKFELKALINNAGFGDYNKVGEQNLEKITQMINLNIISLVTLSTLFTKKYKDKDTQLINISSIGGYKIVPNAVTYCASKFFVSAFSEGLYHELAQDKQAKMQAKVLAPAATKTEFGMVATSKESYDYDKAFKKYHTSEQMAEFLLRLYDSHYCVGSVDRDSFEFSLSKPKFDYAIKYEPKDN; translated from the coding sequence GTGAAAAGATACATCGCCATCACTGGAGCAAGCTCAGGCATAGGAGCGGCCGCGGCAAAGGCATTTGCAAGGCGCGGGGAGAATTTGATCCTTATTGCAAGGCGGGGCGAGCTTTTAGAAGAGCTAAAAGGCGAGATAGCTAAATTTGCAAATGTCGATATGATGATAGAGCTTTGCGATCTCTCAAAGCAAGAAAATGCCCTTTCTCTTTGGCGAAAATTAGAAAAATTTGAGCTAAAAGCGCTTATAAACAACGCTGGCTTTGGCGACTATAACAAGGTCGGCGAGCAAAATTTAGAAAAAATCACGCAGATGATAAATTTAAACATCATCTCACTTGTCACGCTCTCAACGCTCTTTACTAAAAAATATAAAGACAAAGATACGCAGCTTATAAACATCTCCTCGATAGGCGGCTACAAGATCGTGCCAAACGCCGTCACGTACTGCGCTAGCAAATTTTTCGTAAGTGCCTTTAGTGAGGGGCTTTACCACGAGCTAGCACAGGACAAGCAGGCAAAGATGCAGGCTAAAGTGCTGGCCCCAGCTGCCACAAAAACAGAATTTGGCATGGTGGCAACCAGTAAAGAGAGCTACGACTACGACAAAGCGTTTAAAAAGTACCACACGAGCGAGCAGATGGCGGAGTTTTTGCTGCGACTTTATGATAGCCATTACTGCGTTGGCTCGGTGGATAGAGATAGCTTTGAGTTTAGCCTAAGCAAGCCAAAATTTGACTACGCGATCAAATACGAGCCAAAAGATAACTAG
- a CDS encoding subtype B tannase, producing MKCVRVAILGVCLVGACFGGELKFDEKKFELKSVQVGEKTLKFRAYEGIVYVTKPVSDYQVLNFYVPEGKFSDQKGAIFMPNAIGGYMSAMPPKPEIQNEKPNATLEALLRGYVVASVGARGRTLKDGEKFIGKAPAAIVDLKAAVRYLKFNDKFMPGDANKIISNGTSAGGAMSVLLGVSAKAKEYEPYLKELGAANADDQIYAASAYCPVTNLEHEDEAYEWMFGDLDKFERIDFTSLDASTFNDRGKKPKMIKGELNATQKELSRELKSKFPAYLNSLNLKDAKGHVLSLDENGEGSFKEYINTLISKAFTATKSSDKSTLTPKFITLDTQGCSLGYTFKFEDFIASLKRAKAVVAFDGFGLENPENDLFGDSKTPAKHFTKFAKERSGGEMADASVIKMMNAMNYAKNNEAAKFYRIRQGTNDTDLALAVPAMLALSLKNAGKEVDFEAVWGQGHGGDYDLDELFAWIKRVVEK from the coding sequence ATGAAATGCGTTAGAGTTGCTATTTTAGGGGTTTGTTTGGTAGGCGCTTGCTTTGGCGGCGAGCTTAAATTTGATGAAAAGAAATTTGAGCTAAAAAGCGTGCAAGTTGGCGAGAAGACGCTTAAATTTAGAGCTTATGAAGGCATAGTCTATGTGACAAAGCCGGTTAGCGACTATCAGGTGCTAAATTTTTATGTGCCAGAGGGTAAATTTAGCGACCAAAAAGGGGCTATCTTTATGCCAAACGCGATCGGTGGCTACATGAGCGCAATGCCACCAAAGCCAGAAATCCAAAATGAAAAGCCAAATGCCACTCTTGAAGCGCTTCTTAGAGGCTACGTCGTGGCAAGCGTTGGCGCTAGGGGCAGGACGCTAAAAGATGGCGAGAAATTTATCGGCAAAGCGCCAGCTGCGATAGTCGATCTAAAAGCGGCCGTTAGATATCTTAAATTTAACGATAAATTTATGCCAGGCGACGCAAATAAGATCATCTCAAACGGCACTAGTGCAGGAGGCGCGATGTCAGTACTTCTTGGAGTAAGCGCAAAGGCAAAAGAGTATGAGCCATATCTTAAAGAGCTAGGCGCTGCAAATGCGGACGATCAAATTTATGCCGCTTCAGCCTACTGCCCTGTTACAAATTTGGAGCATGAAGACGAGGCGTATGAGTGGATGTTTGGGGATTTGGATAAATTTGAAAGGATTGATTTTACAAGTCTTGACGCGAGCACTTTTAACGACAGAGGCAAAAAGCCAAAGATGATCAAAGGCGAGCTAAATGCCACGCAAAAAGAGCTCTCGCGCGAGCTAAAGAGTAAATTCCCAGCCTATCTAAACTCGCTAAATTTAAAAGACGCCAAAGGCCACGTGCTAAGCCTTGATGAAAACGGCGAGGGCAGCTTCAAAGAGTATATAAACACCCTTATTTCAAAGGCATTTACTGCTACAAAAAGCAGCGACAAAAGTACTCTCACGCCTAAATTTATAACTCTTGATACGCAGGGCTGCTCGCTTGGATATACATTCAAATTTGAGGACTTCATCGCCTCGCTAAAACGAGCCAAGGCGGTGGTTGCCTTTGACGGATTTGGGCTAGAAAATCCTGAAAACGACCTCTTTGGCGATAGCAAAACGCCTGCAAAGCACTTTACTAAATTTGCAAAAGAGCGAAGCGGCGGCGAGATGGCAGACGCTAGCGTCATAAAGATGATGAATGCGATGAACTACGCTAAAAATAATGAAGCGGCGAAATTTTACCGCATAAGACAGGGCACAAACGACACCGACTTAGCCCTTGCCGTACCTGCTATGCTCGCGCTTTCGCTTAAAAATGCTGGCAAAGAGGTTGATTTTGAAGCGGTCTGGGGACAAGGACATGGCGGCGACTACGATTTAGACGAGCTTTTTGCTTGGATTAAAAGAGTGGTTGAGAAATAA
- a CDS encoding putative quinol monooxygenase — protein MIKKLFLLVFSAAFAFGAEAKVSLYELLSTPNNKSLLRQLGRENILSSKSEPGTQAIFFMSAKSKPELFYVLEFYEDEATYKKHLNSAHFKKFASASAEILASKKAIGVKKRAAFSKNLTPERLKDAYFHITNLSLKAKSDAKFEKIIKKYMQKSVDEGAYAQFAFSQKDAANKMGAG, from the coding sequence ATGATTAAAAAGCTATTTTTATTAGTATTTTCGGCAGCTTTTGCCTTTGGGGCGGAGGCGAAAGTGAGCTTATACGAGCTGCTTTCAACGCCAAATAACAAGAGCTTGCTGAGACAGCTTGGCAGGGAAAATATCCTTAGCTCAAAGAGTGAGCCAGGCACGCAGGCGATCTTTTTTATGAGCGCAAAGAGTAAGCCAGAGCTATTTTACGTGCTTGAGTTTTACGAGGACGAGGCGACTTATAAAAAGCATCTAAACTCGGCGCATTTTAAGAAATTTGCAAGTGCAAGTGCTGAAATTTTGGCTAGTAAAAAGGCTATTGGTGTAAAAAAGAGGGCTGCGTTTTCTAAAAATTTAACGCCAGAGAGGCTAAAAGATGCCTACTTTCACATCACAAATTTAAGCCTTAAGGCAAAAAGCGATGCGAAATTTGAAAAGATCATCAAAAAATATATGCAAAAAAGCGTAGATGAGGGCGCTTACGCGCAGTTTGCCTTTAGTCAAAAGGACGCGGCAAACAAAATGGGTGCTGGTTGA
- a CDS encoding NAD(P)H-dependent oxidoreductase: protein MSEILVVSGHTDLENSFANKIILSELKKQVPEAKFDILSELYKNYAIDVKAEQEKLVKADVIVLVYPFFWYGVPSLLQKWFEDVLVHGFSHGSKGDKLHGKKLVLSFTSGAPEELYKKEALQRYDIEEFLPPLKALANTCGMEFTGYVYSGELSYQSRHDEAKLALMKQKALDHAKRLGELIGKIS from the coding sequence ATGAGTGAAATTTTAGTCGTATCAGGTCATACCGACCTTGAAAATTCCTTTGCAAATAAGATCATTTTAAGTGAGCTAAAAAAGCAGGTGCCAGAGGCTAAATTTGACATACTAAGTGAGCTTTATAAAAACTACGCTATCGATGTAAAAGCCGAGCAAGAAAAGCTAGTAAAGGCTGACGTGATCGTGCTTGTTTATCCATTTTTTTGGTACGGCGTACCATCGCTTTTACAAAAGTGGTTTGAAGATGTGCTAGTTCATGGCTTCTCTCATGGCAGCAAGGGAGATAAGCTACATGGCAAAAAGCTAGTGCTTTCATTTACCTCTGGCGCGCCTGAGGAGCTTTATAAAAAAGAGGCGCTTCAGCGCTATGACATAGAGGAATTTTTGCCGCCACTTAAGGCACTAGCAAATACTTGTGGGATGGAGTTTACAGGATATGTTTATAGCGGAGAGCTATCGTATCAGAGCAGGCACGATGAGGCAAAGCTTGCTTTGATGAAGCAAAAGGCACTTGATCATGCAAAAAGACTAGGCGAGCTGATAGGTAAAATTTCATGA
- a CDS encoding DUF2798 domain-containing protein, translating into MSAFMAFFMSFVLTYLNLGFVDGFVKIWLIAYVKAFVVAYPVLLLVSPFVTKLTQILCKK; encoded by the coding sequence ATGTCAGCATTTATGGCATTTTTTATGTCATTTGTGCTGACATATTTAAACCTTGGCTTTGTTGATGGCTTTGTAAAAATTTGGCTAATCGCTTATGTAAAAGCCTTTGTAGTGGCGTATCCTGTGCTTTTGCTAGTTTCTCCATTTGTAACAAAACTCACACAAATTTTATGTAAAAAATAA
- a CDS encoding ferritin family protein produces MRQYETYKCEKCGNEIEVQKVGGGTLTCCGEEMKCVTENLTAVNLMKAFAGESQARNKYELYGDLAKEAGYHAIARHFYEAAENEKWHARAEFKKYHEMMNDPIDKMDKNLLDAAAGENYEHTTMYPDFAKIAKEEELRDVERLFNAIGKVEVEHEREYLELKKMLDEEGFFESDEEDIWVCEVCGHVHRGKKAPGACPLCKAPKEYFKREFLG; encoded by the coding sequence ATGAGACAGTACGAAACATACAAATGCGAAAAATGCGGTAACGAGATCGAGGTGCAAAAGGTTGGCGGCGGTACACTAACCTGTTGCGGCGAAGAGATGAAATGTGTGACTGAAAATTTAACAGCGGTAAATTTGATGAAGGCATTTGCTGGCGAGTCACAAGCTAGAAACAAGTACGAGCTTTACGGTGACCTAGCCAAAGAAGCAGGCTATCACGCGATAGCTAGACACTTTTACGAAGCAGCTGAAAACGAAAAATGGCATGCAAGAGCTGAGTTTAAGAAATATCACGAGATGATGAACGATCCGATCGATAAGATGGATAAAAATTTACTTGACGCTGCAGCTGGCGAAAACTACGAGCATACGACGATGTATCCAGACTTTGCAAAGATCGCAAAAGAAGAAGAGCTAAGAGATGTTGAGAGGCTATTTAACGCGATCGGCAAGGTTGAGGTTGAGCATGAAAGAGAGTATTTAGAGCTTAAAAAGATGCTTGATGAAGAGGGCTTTTTTGAGAGCGACGAGGAAGATATCTGGGTTTGTGAGGTGTGCGGACACGTTCACAGAGGCAAAAAAGCTCCAGGCGCTTGCCCACTTTGCAAAGCTCCAAAAGAGTATTTTAAGCGCGAATTTCTAGGCTAA
- a CDS encoding DUF5339 domain-containing protein — MKKSLLVLATLGFTLSLNAADLTDTCKSYFSDIDKMVEAYKQAGQEQQVKMYEDQKKQSMDQLASLPKEQQDATCKQAKEMFAQVMEQMKKQGLLK, encoded by the coding sequence ATGAAAAAATCACTTTTAGTTTTAGCTACTCTTGGCTTTACACTAAGCCTAAACGCTGCAGATCTTACAGATACTTGCAAATCATACTTCTCAGACATCGATAAGATGGTTGAAGCTTACAAACAAGCTGGTCAAGAGCAACAAGTAAAAATGTATGAAGATCAAAAGAAACAATCAATGGATCAGCTAGCTTCTTTACCAAAAGAGCAACAAGACGCTACTTGCAAACAAGCTAAAGAGATGTTTGCTCAAGTAATGGAACAAATGAAAAAACAAGGTCTTTTAAAATAA